Proteins from a genomic interval of Rosa chinensis cultivar Old Blush chromosome 2, RchiOBHm-V2, whole genome shotgun sequence:
- the LOC112189300 gene encoding filament-like plant protein, translating into MDRRSRLWQRKSSDKSSGETESSGSISSHSERFSDDQAFPTHSIQSLEVTSKAPRSDEELNESVGTLKEKLSAALLDSNAKDELVKQHAKVAEEAVSGWEKSENEVLGLKQQLEATNQKNSALKDRVGHLDGALKECVRQLRQAREDQDRNTNEVVAKKTREWDSSKSILESQLADLQAQLQAAKTEAAASIGKDLRLKLEATEKENSALKLSLRSRVKELEIATIERDLSTQAAEAASKQHLESIKKVVKLEAECRRLNALARKALPDNGHKSFSTSSVYVESFIDSQSDSGERVLAIELDTDKASDLEPSECDSSQSNSRTSARITDPDKFNKEKGVGKNLMVPSVDINLMDDFLEMERFAATPVTKNKNCYLEAGLGSNQCTAGKNLLETELETMIQRTAELEGKLEKMVTEKVELEMTMTECEKEIQTLKSQLLEADLKLEDLQTQLNIANGSRYASDEEVKACQTMREVAESQLRSVQTELDCLILKVGALEEDVSKERALSAENEAKCQKVENELLIMKHEAELQRMASTSGDLKIQQEKELALAASKFAECQKTIASLGQQLKSLATLEDILMDSDRPSDLIDEALHS; encoded by the exons ATGGATAGGCGGAGTCGGCTGTGGCAAAGGAAATCATCAGACAAGAGTTCTGGTGAGACTGAGAGTTCGGGATCGATATCTTCTcattctgaaagattttcggaTGATCAG GCATTCCCAACTCATAGCATTCAGTCGCTGGAAGTCACTTCTAAAGCTCCACGCAGTGATGAAGAACTTAATGAAAGTGTTGGGACTTTGAAGGAGAAACTATCAGCTGCTCTTCTTGACAGTAACGCCAAAGATGAATTGGTAAAGCAGCATGCTAAAGTTGCAGAAGAAGCTGTCTCAg GCTGGGAGAAGTCTGAAAATGAAGTGTTGGGCTTAAAACAGCAACTTGAGGCTACAAATCAGAAAAACTCAGCTCTTAAAGACCGAGTTGGTCATCTTGATGGAGCACTGAAAGAATGCGTGAGGCAGCTTCGACAGGCAAGAGAAGATCAAGACCGGAATACTAATGAGGTTGTTGCTAAGAAAACTCGTGAATGGGATAGTTCAAAGTCCATACTTGAGAGCCAGCTTGCTGATCTCCAAGCACAACTTCAAGCTGCTAAAACTGAAGCTGCTGCCTCTATTGGTAAGGATCTCCGGTTAAAGCTTGAGGCTACTGAAAAAGAGAACTCTGCTCTTAAGCTTAGTCTTCGCTCTCGAGTCAAGGAGCTTGAAATTGCAACTATAGAGAGGGATTTGAGCACCCAAGCTGCTGAAGCAGCGAGTAAGCAACATTTAGAGAGCATAAAAAAGGTTGTTAAGCTTGAAGCTGAGTGCCGTAGGCTAAACGCCTTGGCACGTAAAGCACTACCAGATAATGGTCACAAATCCTTTTCTACATCCTCAGTTTATGTAGAATCCTTTATAGATAGCCAATCAGATAGTGGGGAGAGGGTACTGGCAATTGAGTTGGATACAGATAAAGCGAGTGACTTGGAGCCAAGTGAATGTGATTCAAGCCAGTCAAATTCACGTACATCTGCTCGTATCACAGATCCTGATAAATTTAATAAAGAAAAAGGTGTTGGAAAAAATCTAATGGTTCCTTCAGTAGATATCAATCTCATGGATGATTTTCTTGAAATGGAAAGGTTTGCTGCAACGCCAGTTACAAAAAATAAGAACTGTTACCTTGAGGCAGGACTCGGATCAAACCAGTGTACTGCTGGAAAAAACCTTCTAGAAACTGAACTTGAAACCATGATTCAAAGGACTGCGGAACTGGAGGGGAAGTTAGAGAAGATGGTGACAGAAAAAGTGGAACTTGAGATGACTATGACTGAGTGCGAAAAGGAGATTCAGACATtaaaaagtcagctactggaGGCTGATTTGAAGTTGGAAGACCTTCAAACACAGTTGAATATTGCAAATGGATCAAGGTATGCTTCAGATGAAGAAGTAAAGGCCTGTCAAACAATGAGAGAAGTGGCTGAGTCACAACTAAGATCCGTTCAAACTGAACTTGACTGCTTGATTTTAAAAGTCGGTGCACTAGAGGAAGATGTCTCAAAGGAGCGAGCTTTATCAGCTGAAAATGAGGCCAAATGCCAGAAAGTTGAGAATGAGCTATTGATAATGAAACATGAAGCTGAGCTCCAGCGTATGGCTAGTACTAGCGGTGATTTGAAGATACAGCAG GAGAAAGAGCTGGCATTGGCTGCAAGTAAATTTGCAGAGTGCCAGAAAACAATTGCATCTCTTGGCCAACAGTTGAAATCACTTGCAACATTGGAGGACATCTTAATGGACTCAGATAGGCCATCAGACCTGATTGATGAAGCTTTGCATTCATGA